The stretch of DNA AGCCGCGCGGCGGTGGCGGGTAGGGGCTGCGTTTGATAGTGGTCCCGGTTATCGTGGCTGGGGCGCTCGGGGTTACCGAAGTGGTCGGTACCGGAGTCACCTCCGCCGCCGGCGCGGCAGCCGCTGCGGCAGCGCCCGACTTTGGCGGGCCGCCCGCTTCGGCGGACTCTTCCACTTCGGGATAGACGCATTGCCCGTGGTGGCAGATCCGCTCACCTTTGCACTGCATGTCGTACTGGCATCCGGCGGCCTGTGCGAACGATGTCCAGCCAGCGGCCATCGACGCTGCCAACAGCAAGGCAGGGAATTTCATATGCCCTCCGCGGGGCTGAGGTGATCATGCCGGGCACCACCTGCGCAGTGCGCACGGCGGCTCCGACATCTTCAGCATAGATCGCCGCAAGGGTCCGCGAAAGGCGCTGCCACTCAGGTGTTCTACCACCTGCGCCAAGCGCCGCGAATCGGCGCAAACGCGCGCGTCGTCGCTTCGACACGCAGCGGTTGCCGCATGGCCGATCGAAGTCAATCGAACTCTTTTTGGGGGGAGGTTGTCAGCCCGCCACTTGACGGGCGGGTGGTGCGAGGGAGGGGACTCGAACCCCTACACCATTGCTGGCGTCAGGACCTAAACCTGGTGCGTCTACCAATTTCGCCACCCTCGCGGTCCTTGCGGCGCTGCCCGGGCGGGCGGCCGCGATGCTCGTTGCCGGAGACGAAAGCAAAAAAGGCGGCTGGAAGTGCCCGCCTTTGCCGTCTTCTTGCCGGATCTGCCGCAGGCAGCCCGCAGTGCAACGAGGTTGCGGATTGTAGCGCAAGGCGCGGGGGGAATCCAGCCCCGTGGCGACTGCGCGCCCCGGCGGGCCCGTGCGGCTATATTGTCGGCTTTCCAGACCTTGGTCCCCGCCCATGATTGCCGTTCCGACCCTGACCCCGCTGCGCTGGCGCCTGCTGTTCTGGGCCTGCGCCGCCGCCGTGCTGGCGCTGTCGCTGATGCCGCCGACGCAGCCGCTGCCGACCACCGGCTGGGACAAGGCCAACCACGCGCTCGGGTTTGCGCTGCTGGGCCTGCTGGGCGTGCGCGCCTACGCCGCGCGCGGCTGGCCGCTATGGCTGGGCCTGGTCGCGTATGGCGGCGTGATCGAGCTGTTGCAAGGGCAGACCGGCTACCGCGAGGCCGACTGGCTCGACCTGCTCGCCGACACGGTCGGCGTGGCCGCGGCCATGGCGCTGGACTGGCTGGTGCGCCGGCTCAGCGCTCCTCGGCTTCGAGCGTAAAGCCGGCGCCGTCGTCCTGGCCGAGCAGGTCGACCAGCACGGGCATGGCCTGGCGCAGCGATTCCTGCAGCCGCCACGGCGGGTTGACGATGAACATGCCGCTGCCATGCAGGCCCAGGCCGCCCTCGACCGGGCGCTTGACCGTCAGGGTCACGTGCAGCCAGCTCTTGAGCGGCAGGCCCTGCAGCTGCACCGGCAACTGCACCGCCTCACGCCGCTGCACCTGCGGGTACCAGACCGCGTAGACGCCGGTGGCAAAGCGCTCCAGCCCGTCGCGCACGGTCTGCACGGTGCGCGCGTAGTCCTGCTTGTCTTCGTACGACGGATCGACCAGCACCAGCGCGCGCCGCGGCGGCGGCGGCAGGATCGCCTTGATGCCGCCGAAGCCGTCGCCGTCGTACAGCATCACGCGGCGGCCGGCGCCACGGAAGTTGTCGCGCAGCACC from Cupriavidus taiwanensis encodes:
- a CDS encoding VanZ family protein, giving the protein MIAVPTLTPLRWRLLFWACAAAVLALSLMPPTQPLPTTGWDKANHALGFALLGLLGVRAYAARGWPLWLGLVAYGGVIELLQGQTGYREADWLDLLADTVGVAAAMALDWLVRRLSAPRLRA
- a CDS encoding 23S rRNA (adenine(2030)-N(6))-methyltransferase RlmJ, producing the protein MLSYRHAFHAGNHADVLKHAVVVQLLEHLTQKDKAFWYIDTHAGAGLYALDHAYAQKKAEFETGIAPLWRAAASGTPLPPMLDEYLDQVRALNPDGNLRHYPGSPWLAWQMLREHDRLRLFELHSTEIQVLRDNFRGAGRRVMLYDGDGFGGIKAILPPPPRRALVLVDPSYEDKQDYARTVQTVRDGLERFATGVYAVWYPQVQRREAVQLPVQLQGLPLKSWLHVTLTVKRPVEGGLGLHGSGMFIVNPPWRLQESLRQAMPVLVDLLGQDDGAGFTLEAEER